The sequence below is a genomic window from Pirellulales bacterium.
ATCATGGATTTCGTCGCCGAAGAGTTCTTGCGGCAGCATAAAGTCGATCCCCGCGAAGAGGCCAATGCGGCCGGTCGGCTGTGGCGCGAATGCGAAGACGCCAAGCGCACGCTCTCCGCCCGTTCCAAAGCCGCGGTAAGCTTCGACTACAAGGGAGCGGCGGTGCGGACCGAGATTTCACGCGATAAATACGAGGAAATCACCTACGATCTGCTCGACCGCACCCGCTTCACCACCAAGCAAACACTCCAAGCCGCCGGCTGCACCTGGGCCGACATCGACCGCGTCTTGCTCGTCGGCGGCTCATCGCGAATGCCGATGGTTCGCAAGATGCTTCATGAGCTGTCGGGCAAGGAACCCGACGTTTCCGTGTCGGCCGACGAAGCCGTTGCCCACGGCGCCGCGTTGCACGCCGGCATCTGCCTGGCGCGCACGCAGGGCAACCGAGTGCCGTTTCAGATCCGCAACGTCAATTCGCATAGCCTCGGCGTCGTGGCCACCGACGGCAAGACCGGCCGCAAGCGCAACGCGATCCTGATTCCCCGCAATACGGCATTGCCCGTCACTGCCAAACGAGTTTTCAAAACCTCGCAGGCCAAGCAGCGGTCGATCTTGGTGCAGATCGTCGAGGGGGAGAGCGCATCGCCGGAAGATTGCTCGCAGCTGGGAAAATGCGTCGTCCGCGATCTGCCGCCCAACCTACCGGCAGACACGCCGATCGAAGTGCAATTCCGCTACGCCGACAACGGCCGGCTGGGCATCGGCGTGAAAGTGGTCGGCACCGATCTCGAATTGAAGCACGAGATCAATCGCGAAAACAGCCTTACGCCCGACCAACTCGAAACGTGGCGCCAATACATTTCGGGCACCACCGCCCAAACGCAAGCGGCGCAATTGATGTAGTCCGGATTGCAAACCGTCGGGTGGCCGAATGGTAGAATTCATCGATTGGGGTCGTCGCGCGATCCTGGGCTGGCCCGTCAGCGGTTGCACGCGGCAGGCAAATCTTGGAGGAATGCAGAAATGGCGACCTTGATTACCGATCCCGAACTGGAGCAGCGCGTTCGTACCGAGCGGGCGGGATGGGGAATTGATCGTTACGACGAGGTTTGGGATGGGACGTACATGCTGACGCCGTTGCCGAACCTGGAACATGCGGAAATTCAAACGAAGTTCGTGGCCGTTTTTCGAGCCGCTTTGGGGTTCGAGGGTCCGGCCCATGTCTACGGCGGCATCAATATCAGCGATCGCGCCGAAGACTGGCTTGGAAACTATCGCTGCCCCGACGCGGCGATCGTCTTGCCCGGCAATCCAGGCCGAAACTGCGGCGCGTACTTCCTTGGCGGGCCGGATTTCGTCGTTGAGATCGTGAGTCCACACGACAAAAGCCGCGATAAGATCGCTTTTTACGAGAGCCTCGGCGTGCGCGAGTTCCTGGTCGTCGATCGCAATCCTTGGATGTTGGAACTTTACCGACTGCGCGACGGGCGATTGGAATTGGTTGGCCAATCGCGGCTGGAGCGGGCCAATTTGCTTGCGAGCACGGTGTTGCCGGTGACGTTGCGGTTGACGCCCGGCAGCCCACGGCCGCGAATCGACGTGCGCCACGCCGACGGCCTGCAGCATTGGCTGGTATGACGCGGGCGAAGTATGCCGAACAGATCGGGCATGTTTTCTGTCCGCCCTGATGGCGATATTCGGAAGGCCACCCAATTTGGCGGCAAACCGATCGTTCGTGGCCGTCGCTTGGCGGTCGAAAGGGGGCCATTGTTACCATGGAGGCAGCGCGTGTCCGCATCCGGCCTCCGAACAGCTGATTTCCAAAGCTCGGCAAGCGGTTGAACCAACGCGTGCCTGCTTGGATGCTCCTCTCTTCCATCACCCGCCGGCCGGTTCCTGCTGCGTAATGCAATGAAACGCCCCCAGCCCCCACACCAAATCGCGGGCCGGCAGCGGCACGATCCGCCGGTCTTTCAGCACGCCCCCCAATATCTCCACCGCTTCGGCATCGGCCGGATCGCCGAATTGCGGCACGACCGCAATCCCATTCGCGAGATAAAAGTTGCAATAGCTGGCCGGCAATCGCTGGCCGTCGTAGACAATCGGCCGCGGCATCGGCAGTGGCACGACTTCGAGCGGTTGGTCATCGGCGTCGGTGAACGACCGCAGTCGCCGCAGGTTTTCATCCAGCGACGCAAAATTTTCATCCCGCGGATTCTCTTCCACCGCCGCGACAACGGTTCTCGGCCCGACGAAGCGGGCCAATTCGTCGATATGGCCGTCGGTGTCGTCGCCGGCGATCCCGCGGCCGAGCCACAGCACTTTTCGCGCTCCCAAGAATTCGTACAACCGCCGCTCGATCTGCCCGCGCGAAAGCTGCGGATTCCGATTCGGATTGAGCAGGCATTCTTCGGTCGTCAGCAGCGTGCCGCGGCCGTCGACGTCGATCGCGCCCCCTTCCAAGATCATGTCGGGCTCGTGGCAGATTCGACCGGTCTCGCGGGCAATCAAGCGGCCGAGGGCGTCGTCGTTCGCATACGGCGGATATTTGCCGCCCCATGCGTTGTAGCCCCAATCGATCAAAGTTGGCGGAGAACCAGGCGGGCCGACCAAAAACGTCGGACCGGAATCGCGAATCCAAGCATCGTCGGTCGCGATCTCGTGCAGCGTGACATTCGCAATCCCCGCAAGCAGCGCGCGAGCTTGCAGCATCGGGTGCCCGCCGGCCAACACGTGCACTGCTTCGACCGCGGCCAATGTTCGCACCAGTTGCACATAGAGGTGCGGGATCGGCTCGAACTTCCCCGGCCATGTCGCCAGCCGATGCGGCCAAGAGAGCCACGTGGCGGCGTGCGGCTCCCATTCGGCCGGCATGCGATATCGAGACAATGAAAATTCTGCGCTCGCCATGCAGTTCTGTTTCTTGTTTATCCGCCGCCATACGCCGCCTCGGCGCGCCGTTTCCTCGGCCGGACCTTTATCGAACAGAAGCGAAGTGTGCAACACAAATTAGCGCCAGCCCCTCGGCCTGCCTAGAGGAAAACTAAAAAAATCGCAGCCTCTCCGTGTGCCGTCGAACGTAGTAGGCATACTCCGTATGCCGTCGGCGATGCTCTGTGCGCAGCGCACGGCGGGAGGCAGACGGCACACGGAGCGTGCCTGCTACGTTGGCGCCTTCGGGCTCGATAAAGGCATCGGCGCCCACAGCGCGGTCGGCGCCCTGGCATTGTGGGGAAATATCGCCGTGGAAATCGAAGCAATCTTCGAAATCAAAGCGGCGTGGCACGCGGCCGGAAGGCCGCGCTGTGTTACACGATCGAATCGAGCGCTCGCGCGAACTCGGAAAGCGGAAATTGGATTTCCGGCGGGCGATCCGGAAACGTGCGGTCGGCAGCGATCCGCTGGGCGTTTTTCAAGAGCCGGCTGGAAACCGCCGCCGCATCCAGCACCACGAGGACCTGGCATTCCGCGGCGCCGCTGAAGCGCCCTTCGCCCGGCAGGAAAAGCAGTTCGACTTCCGCTCGGCCGAACCGGGACGCGGCCGCGGGATCGAGCGAGAAAAGCGATTTCGCGTCCAGCCCTGCCTGCCGGCAAATCGCTTCGGCTTGCTCAGGCCGTGCCGGCCGACCGGCCACGCCAATCTTCAAATCGCCGAGCGGGCGACGCGTCAGACCGTTGCGGCAGCGCGTCAGCCATGCCGGGCGAAGAAAATACGGCGCGTTCGCTCCGTCGCGCCAACGCTTGGTGATCGAGGTCTCGCGCGGGTGCCAGAGGTGCACCAGCCGCGTGTAGGGCATGATCGATTCGAGCCGCACGCCGGCCCGGCGGAGCCGCCGGCCAAGATCGTCGTCTTCGGCCCCCCAGTTCTTGAAGTTTTCATCGAATCCGTTGACACGCTCGAAATCGCTCCGCCAAATGCCGACGTTGTTCGACACCAGTTTCGGCTTTCTCGAATGCCGAACAAACGTATACAGGCGGTGTTTGAAGTGCCGGCGATTGATGCGGCGGCGTTCCTCGTCGAGATTCCACTCCAAAAAATCTCCCCGCTCGGCTCCGACTTCGCTGAGCGTCGCCGAAAGCGCTTCGTCGGCCCGGTGGCAATCGCCGAGCATGGCGCTGCCGGGCTTGCGATGGGCCAGGTGAATCGCGACGTGGTCGGGAGGCAACACACAATCGCCGTCGATGAACAGAATATAGGGGGCCCCGGTAGCGCGGGCACCGTCGTTGCGGCTTCGCGACGGGTGATAAACCAGATGCTCGTGCGTGGTGAACAACAGTGGAAAGCCGACCCGGCGGCGAAACTCTTCGACCACCGCGGGCGTTTCATCGGTCGAGCCGTCGTCGGTCACGACGACTTCCATCCGCCCCTCGACGCCCCGCTGGCCGGCGATCGACGCCAGCGCTCGCCGCAAATGCCACGGCTTCTGATACGTCGTCACCGAGAGTGCAATTTCCGGCCCCGCCATCCTGCATCCTCTCACTTAAGGCTGTGAGGCTTGAGACGATGAGGCTTGAGGTCGGAAGAGAAGTCGTACGCTCCCTCACTCCGCCCCATTTCCCCGTCGCTGCATCCCTGCATCACCGCAACTCTGCATCGCCGCGTCTCCGCGTCTCCGCGCGCTGTCTTCGTCATCACGCCGCCACCCGCTCGGCATCGATTTCCGGATCGGGTTGCGGCAGCGCGTGTTCGAGTTCCCACAGCCGGGCCTGCTTCAGAAAACTCGTGAAGGCGGTAATCATGCAGACTTGCAAGCCGGCCAGGCCGTCGAGAAAACCGAGCCGCAACACATACAACTGCAAGAACCGCAGCGGAACGCGAAACAACATGCTGCCCAACGTTGCCGTCCGGCCGCGATCGCGCAGGTCTTGAGCGCCGAGCCGCGTGTAGTGGGCCAGCTTGGCCAGATAGCGATCGTAATTCCAAACCGGATAATGGATCAGTTGATTTTGCAGCCGGCCCGCTCGCTCCGGGGCGACATCCATCGCCTCATGCACGCGGCGCCGCGTGTAGCGGCACGGGTCGCGGCGAAACAGCCGCAGCACCGCGTCGCTATCCCAGCCGCAATGTCGAATCCGATGCCCCATGAAATAATTTTCACGGCCGATCCAATAGCCGTCCAACTCTTGCGGCTCGC
It includes:
- a CDS encoding galactosyltransferase-related protein, which gives rise to MAGPEIALSVTTYQKPWHLRRALASIAGQRGVEGRMEVVVTDDGSTDETPAVVEEFRRRVGFPLLFTTHEHLVYHPSRSRNDGARATGAPYILFIDGDCVLPPDHVAIHLAHRKPGSAMLGDCHRADEALSATLSEVGAERGDFLEWNLDEERRRINRRHFKHRLYTFVRHSRKPKLVSNNVGIWRSDFERVNGFDENFKNWGAEDDDLGRRLRRAGVRLESIMPYTRLVHLWHPRETSITKRWRDGANAPYFLRPAWLTRCRNGLTRRPLGDLKIGVAGRPARPEQAEAICRQAGLDAKSLFSLDPAAASRFGRAEVELLFLPGEGRFSGAAECQVLVVLDAAAVSSRLLKNAQRIAADRTFPDRPPEIQFPLSEFARALDSIV
- a CDS encoding Uma2 family endonuclease — its product is MATLITDPELEQRVRTERAGWGIDRYDEVWDGTYMLTPLPNLEHAEIQTKFVAVFRAALGFEGPAHVYGGINISDRAEDWLGNYRCPDAAIVLPGNPGRNCGAYFLGGPDFVVEIVSPHDKSRDKIAFYESLGVREFLVVDRNPWMLELYRLRDGRLELVGQSRLERANLLASTVLPVTLRLTPGSPRPRIDVRHADGLQHWLV
- a CDS encoding agmatine deiminase family protein, which codes for MPAEWEPHAATWLSWPHRLATWPGKFEPIPHLYVQLVRTLAAVEAVHVLAGGHPMLQARALLAGIANVTLHEIATDDAWIRDSGPTFLVGPPGSPPTLIDWGYNAWGGKYPPYANDDALGRLIARETGRICHEPDMILEGGAIDVDGRGTLLTTEECLLNPNRNPQLSRGQIERRLYEFLGARKVLWLGRGIAGDDTDGHIDELARFVGPRTVVAAVEENPRDENFASLDENLRRLRSFTDADDQPLEVVPLPMPRPIVYDGQRLPASYCNFYLANGIAVVPQFGDPADAEAVEILGGVLKDRRIVPLPARDLVWGLGAFHCITQQEPAGG
- a CDS encoding Hsp70 family protein; the encoded protein is MSSPITTPLATPSAIQRNKTVPAVGIDLGTTYSVVAYLDDTGRPVTIVNSEGDLLTPSAVLFDGDNTVIGKEAIKAVSSEADHVAECAKRDLGERTYHRVIEGRRYPPEAIQAWVLYKVRMDAERQLGKISKVVITVPAYFDEVRRKATQDSGYMAGLEVLDIINEPTAAAVAFGFQQGFLNAQGAAVKSQKILVYDLGGGTFDVTVMEIAGTKFAALATDGDVRLGGRDFDQRIMDFVAEEFLRQHKVDPREEANAAGRLWRECEDAKRTLSARSKAAVSFDYKGAAVRTEISRDKYEEITYDLLDRTRFTTKQTLQAAGCTWADIDRVLLVGGSSRMPMVRKMLHELSGKEPDVSVSADEAVAHGAALHAGICLARTQGNRVPFQIRNVNSHSLGVVATDGKTGRKRNAILIPRNTALPVTAKRVFKTSQAKQRSILVQIVEGESASPEDCSQLGKCVVRDLPPNLPADTPIEVQFRYADNGRLGIGVKVVGTDLELKHEINRENSLTPDQLETWRQYISGTTAQTQAAQLM
- a CDS encoding glycosyltransferase family 2 protein; this translates as MPAKLTVLIPAKNERMNIRPCIESARAIADEILVADSGSTDGTLDIVARIGGCRLIQRELIDFSDFKNWAIPQALHPWVLVLDADERIAAGLASEIRGVLAREPQELDGYWIGRENYFMGHRIRHCGWDSDAVLRLFRRDPCRYTRRRVHEAMDVAPERAGRLQNQLIHYPVWNYDRYLAKLAHYTRLGAQDLRDRGRTATLGSMLFRVPLRFLQLYVLRLGFLDGLAGLQVCMITAFTSFLKQARLWELEHALPQPDPEIDAERVAA